The Xiphophorus hellerii strain 12219 chromosome 5, Xiphophorus_hellerii-4.1, whole genome shotgun sequence genome window below encodes:
- the LOC116719695 gene encoding SEC14-like protein 1 isoform X1, translated as MVQKYQSPVRVYKHPFELVMAAYERRFPTCHLIPMFVNSDVVNEETSEDGSTNRIERRCALDVDAPRLLKRIAGVDYVYFIQKNTLNRKERTLHIESHNETFSNRVVVHETCCYSVHPENEGWTCFEQTASLDIKSFFGFESTVEKIAMKQYASSINKGKEIIEFYLRELESEGVTHVPRWTCSSVSPALPAPNSLSASPPELQHPSAPAVSASQPADTKDGPAQEAKQDTGAPQADSLVEILAGTPEDKLDADYIKRYLGDLTPLQESCLIRLRKWLQETHKGKIPKDEHILRFLRARDFNMDKAREILCQSLTWRKQHQVDYLLETWSPPQVLQDYYTGGWHHHDRDGRPLYILRLGHMDTKGLVRALGEESLLRHVLSINEEGLRRCEENTKVFGRPISCWTCLVDLEGLNMRHLWRPGVKALLRIIEVVEANYPETLGRLLILRAPRVFPVLWTLVSPFIDENTRKKFLIYAGNDYQGPGGLVDYIDKEIIPDFLGGECMCEVPEGGLVPKSMYRTPEELENEDVRLWTETIYQSASIFKGAPHELVIEIIDAASVITWDFDVCKGDIVFNIYHSKRAPQQPRKDPLGAHGITSPGVNNVQLIDKSWTLGQDYSMVESPLTCKEGESVQGSHITRWPGFYILQWKFHNMPACSATNLPRVDDVLATLQVSSHKCKVMFYTEVLGSEDFRTACCDVQSLGSMTSLESSHSGFSQLSAATTSSNHSQSSSMISR; from the exons GCCTATGAACGCCGCTTCCCCACCTGTCACCTCATCCCCATGTTTGTGAACAGTGACGTGGTGAATGAGGAGACGAGCGAGGACGGCTCCACCAACAGGATCGAGCGGCGCTGTGCCCTGGATGTCGATGCCCCACGTCTTCTTAAAAGg ATTGCTGGTGTAGATTACGTGTACTTCATCCAGAAAAACACTCTGAACAGAAAGGAGAGGACTCTGCACATTGAGTCTCACAATGAGACGTTTTCCAACAGGGTCGTTGTCCACGAGACCTGCTGCTACTCA GTCCACCCAGAGAACGAGGGCTGGACATGTTTCGAACAAACGGCCAGTTTGGACATCAAGTCCTTCTTTGGCTTCGAGAGCACCGTGGAAAAGATCGCCATGAAGCAGTATGCCAGTAGTATCAACAAG GGAAAGGAAATCATCGAGTTCTACCTAAGGGAGCTGGAGAGTGAGGGCGTGACTCATGTTCCCCGCTGGACCTGTTCCTCCGTTTCTCCTGCTCTCCCTGCGCCAAACAGTCTCTCCGCCAGCCCGCCTGAACTCCAGCACCCCAGCGCGCCCGCTGTCTCTGCCTCGCAGCCTGCTGACACCAAAGATGGCCCCGCACAGGAGGCAAAGCAGGATACTGGAGCTCCTCAGGCCGACAGCCTGGTGGAAATCCTGGCTGGTACACCTGAAG ATAAACTGGATGCAGATTACATCAAACGCTACCTTGGCGACCTGACGCCTCTGCAGGAAAGCTGTCTCATAAGACTTCGCAAATGGCTTCAGGAAACCCACAAGGGAAAG ATCCCTAAAGACGAACACATCCTGCGCTTCCTGCGGGCCAGAGACTTCAACATGGACAAGGCCCGGGAGATCCTGTGCCAGTCTCTGACGTGGAGGAAGCAGCACCAGGTGGACTACCTGCTGGAGACCTGGAGCCCTCCGCAGGTTCTTCAGGACTACTACACCGGCGGCTGGCACCACCACGACAGAG aCGGTCGTCCTCTGTACATCCTGAGGCTGGGCCACATGGACACCAAAGGCCTGGTGCGCGCTCTCGGAGAGGAGTCTCTGCTCAGACAC GTGCTGTCTATCAATGAGGAGGGCCTGAGGCGCTGTGAGGAGAACACCAAGGTGTTTGGTCGTCCTATCAG TTGTTGGACATGCCTGGTTGACCTGGAGGGGTTGAACATGCGTCACTTGTGGCGACCGGGGGTCAAGGCGCTTCTGAGGATCATTGAAGTTGTGGAGGCGAACTATCCAGAGACTCTGGGACGACTCCTTATCTTGAGGGCACCAAGAGTCTTCCCAGTCCTCTGGACTCTG GTGAGCCCATTCATTGACGAAAACACCCGAAAGAAGTTCCTGATCTATGCAGGCAATGACTaccagggtcctggagggcttGTTGATTACATAGACAAGGAAATCATCCCTGACTTTCTAGGAGGAGAGTGTATG tgtgAGGTACCAGAGGGTGGCCTCGTTCCTAAATCCATGTACCGCACACCTGAGGAGCTCGAGAACGAAGATGTCCGTCTCTGGACCGAGACGATTTATCAGAGTGCCAGCATCTTTAAAGGAGCCCCGCATGAG CTTGTGATCGAGATCATCGACGCCGCCTCAGTTATCACCTGGGACTTTGACGTGTGCAAAGGCGACATCGTTTTCAACATCTACCACTCGAAGCGAGCCCCCCAGCAGCCACGCAAAGACCCCCTGGGGGCCCACGGCATCACCTCGCCGGGAGTCAACAACGTCCAGCTTATTGACAAGTCCTGGACTCTGGGGCAAGATTACAGCATGGTGGAGTCCCCTCTGACCTGCAAGGAGGGGGAGAGCGTGCAG GGCTCCCATATCACTCGCTGGCCGGGTTTCTACATCCTCCAGTGGAAGTTTCATAACATGCCAGCCTGCTCGGCCACCAATCTGCCCCGAGTGGACGATGTGCTGGCCACCTTGCAGGTGTCCTCACACAAGTGTAAAGTCATGTTCTACACCGAGGTGTTGGGCTCTGAGGACTTCAG AACGGCTTGCTGTGATGTGCAGAGTTT
- the LOC116719695 gene encoding SEC14-like protein 1 isoform X2 has product MVQKYQSPVRVYKHPFELVMAAYERRFPTCHLIPMFVNSDVVNEETSEDGSTNRIERRCALDVDAPRLLKRIAGVDYVYFIQKNTLNRKERTLHIESHNETFSNRVVVHETCCYSVHPENEGWTCFEQTASLDIKSFFGFESTVEKIAMKQYASSINKGKEIIEFYLRELESEGVTHVPRWTCSSVSPALPAPNSLSASPPELQHPSAPAVSASQPADTKDGPAQEAKQDTGAPQADSLVEILAGTPEDKLDADYIKRYLGDLTPLQESCLIRLRKWLQETHKGKIPKDEHILRFLRARDFNMDKAREILCQSLTWRKQHQVDYLLETWSPPQVLQDYYTGGWHHHDRDGRPLYILRLGHMDTKGLVRALGEESLLRHVLSINEEGLRRCEENTKVFGRPISCWTCLVDLEGLNMRHLWRPGVKALLRIIEVVEANYPETLGRLLILRAPRVFPVLWTLVSPFIDENTRKKFLIYAGNDYQGPGGLVDYIDKEIIPDFLGGECMCEVPEGGLVPKSMYRTPEELENEDVRLWTETIYQSASIFKGAPHELVIEIIDAASVITWDFDVCKGDIVFNIYHSKRAPQQPRKDPLGAHGITSPGVNNVQLIDKSWTLGQDYSMVESPLTCKEGESVQGSHITRWPGFYILQWKFHNMPACSATNLPRVDDVLATLQVSSHKCKVMFYTEVLGSEDFRGSMTSLESSHSGFSQLSAATTSSNHSQSSSMISR; this is encoded by the exons GCCTATGAACGCCGCTTCCCCACCTGTCACCTCATCCCCATGTTTGTGAACAGTGACGTGGTGAATGAGGAGACGAGCGAGGACGGCTCCACCAACAGGATCGAGCGGCGCTGTGCCCTGGATGTCGATGCCCCACGTCTTCTTAAAAGg ATTGCTGGTGTAGATTACGTGTACTTCATCCAGAAAAACACTCTGAACAGAAAGGAGAGGACTCTGCACATTGAGTCTCACAATGAGACGTTTTCCAACAGGGTCGTTGTCCACGAGACCTGCTGCTACTCA GTCCACCCAGAGAACGAGGGCTGGACATGTTTCGAACAAACGGCCAGTTTGGACATCAAGTCCTTCTTTGGCTTCGAGAGCACCGTGGAAAAGATCGCCATGAAGCAGTATGCCAGTAGTATCAACAAG GGAAAGGAAATCATCGAGTTCTACCTAAGGGAGCTGGAGAGTGAGGGCGTGACTCATGTTCCCCGCTGGACCTGTTCCTCCGTTTCTCCTGCTCTCCCTGCGCCAAACAGTCTCTCCGCCAGCCCGCCTGAACTCCAGCACCCCAGCGCGCCCGCTGTCTCTGCCTCGCAGCCTGCTGACACCAAAGATGGCCCCGCACAGGAGGCAAAGCAGGATACTGGAGCTCCTCAGGCCGACAGCCTGGTGGAAATCCTGGCTGGTACACCTGAAG ATAAACTGGATGCAGATTACATCAAACGCTACCTTGGCGACCTGACGCCTCTGCAGGAAAGCTGTCTCATAAGACTTCGCAAATGGCTTCAGGAAACCCACAAGGGAAAG ATCCCTAAAGACGAACACATCCTGCGCTTCCTGCGGGCCAGAGACTTCAACATGGACAAGGCCCGGGAGATCCTGTGCCAGTCTCTGACGTGGAGGAAGCAGCACCAGGTGGACTACCTGCTGGAGACCTGGAGCCCTCCGCAGGTTCTTCAGGACTACTACACCGGCGGCTGGCACCACCACGACAGAG aCGGTCGTCCTCTGTACATCCTGAGGCTGGGCCACATGGACACCAAAGGCCTGGTGCGCGCTCTCGGAGAGGAGTCTCTGCTCAGACAC GTGCTGTCTATCAATGAGGAGGGCCTGAGGCGCTGTGAGGAGAACACCAAGGTGTTTGGTCGTCCTATCAG TTGTTGGACATGCCTGGTTGACCTGGAGGGGTTGAACATGCGTCACTTGTGGCGACCGGGGGTCAAGGCGCTTCTGAGGATCATTGAAGTTGTGGAGGCGAACTATCCAGAGACTCTGGGACGACTCCTTATCTTGAGGGCACCAAGAGTCTTCCCAGTCCTCTGGACTCTG GTGAGCCCATTCATTGACGAAAACACCCGAAAGAAGTTCCTGATCTATGCAGGCAATGACTaccagggtcctggagggcttGTTGATTACATAGACAAGGAAATCATCCCTGACTTTCTAGGAGGAGAGTGTATG tgtgAGGTACCAGAGGGTGGCCTCGTTCCTAAATCCATGTACCGCACACCTGAGGAGCTCGAGAACGAAGATGTCCGTCTCTGGACCGAGACGATTTATCAGAGTGCCAGCATCTTTAAAGGAGCCCCGCATGAG CTTGTGATCGAGATCATCGACGCCGCCTCAGTTATCACCTGGGACTTTGACGTGTGCAAAGGCGACATCGTTTTCAACATCTACCACTCGAAGCGAGCCCCCCAGCAGCCACGCAAAGACCCCCTGGGGGCCCACGGCATCACCTCGCCGGGAGTCAACAACGTCCAGCTTATTGACAAGTCCTGGACTCTGGGGCAAGATTACAGCATGGTGGAGTCCCCTCTGACCTGCAAGGAGGGGGAGAGCGTGCAG GGCTCCCATATCACTCGCTGGCCGGGTTTCTACATCCTCCAGTGGAAGTTTCATAACATGCCAGCCTGCTCGGCCACCAATCTGCCCCGAGTGGACGATGTGCTGGCCACCTTGCAGGTGTCCTCACACAAGTGTAAAGTCATGTTCTACACCGAGGTGTTGGGCTCTGAGGACTTCAG